The bacterium genome has a segment encoding these proteins:
- a CDS encoding site-specific DNA-methyltransferase: LAKFNLVHFPGSDFKYKINQGKFDEKKFSIEKEREFLPIYQKLLKKYSIKLKQDKSDSFLDIWFMDNVRREIDHVFQTIKQEKDIKTRKILALILSRTIRSCRATTHSDLATLKEPQLTTYYCFKHKKICKPLFSITSMLNRYALDTLSRIREFKRLRKPVHYSVLTGDSRAVNIFEKIEKQNPEFSKILKKQKIAGIFCSPPYVGQIDYHEQHAYAYDLLGFKRKDDLEIGPLYKGQGMEARRSYAQGIADVLNNCKQYLKADFDIFLVANDKYNLYPEIAEKAGMKIVNQFKRPVLNRTERDRNPYSEIIFHFKVK, translated from the coding sequence ACTTGCAAAATTCAACCTCGTACATTTTCCGGGTTCTGATTTCAAATATAAAATCAATCAAGGGAAATTTGATGAAAAGAAATTTTCTATCGAAAAAGAGCGTGAGTTTTTACCTATTTATCAAAAACTACTCAAAAAATACTCAATCAAACTAAAACAAGATAAGTCAGATTCTTTCCTTGATATTTGGTTTATGGATAATGTTCGTCGAGAGATAGACCACGTTTTTCAAACAATAAAACAAGAGAAAGATATTAAGACTAGAAAAATACTCGCTCTTATTTTGAGTAGAACAATTAGGTCATGCCGTGCAACTACACACAGCGACTTAGCAACACTTAAAGAACCTCAACTTACGACTTATTACTGTTTTAAGCACAAAAAAATCTGCAAACCACTTTTCTCTATAACAAGCATGCTCAATCGCTATGCACTTGATACTTTGAGCAGAATCAGAGAATTTAAAAGATTACGCAAGCCTGTCCATTATTCTGTATTAACTGGTGACTCAAGGGCTGTAAATATTTTTGAGAAAATAGAAAAGCAAAACCCAGAGTTTTCTAAAATTCTAAAAAAGCAAAAAATAGCAGGTATTTTTTGCTCACCTCCTTATGTCGGGCAAATTGATTACCACGAACAACATGCTTACGCATATGACCTTCTTGGATTTAAGCGTAAGGATGATTTAGAAATTGGTCCGCTTTATAAGGGACAAGGAATGGAGGCTCGCCGGTCATATGCACAAGGAATTGCGGATGTGTTAAATAACTGCAAACAATATCTCAAAGCTGATTTTGATATTTTTCTTGTAGCAAATGATAAATATAATCTCTATCCAGAAATTGCAGAAAAGGCGGGAATGAAAATTGTAAACCAGTTTAAACGACCTGTGTTGAACCGAACGGAACGCGATCGAAATCCGTATTCAGAAATTATATTTCATTTTAAAGTAAAATAA
- a CDS encoding TdeIII family type II restriction endonuclease: MALSKEQITSVEEVLKASLRNKFQNYKPEPASMPFHTRLLGKDRLALYSFIHSLNTNFGTSIFEPVGLALAQKNFKMAVSQATAGDQISTGAQSEIQKIIDGLITATSSPNKKEEIERIRKVCQTGDMIKVKPTKVDLLFESKDGGYFLFDIKTAKPNAGGFKEFKRTLLEWVAVVLANKPNAEINTFIAIPYNPYEPEPYTRWTMRGMLDLENELKVADEFWDFLGGKNTYKDLLDCFERVGIELRDEIDAYFKRFNKK, encoded by the coding sequence ATGGCTTTATCTAAAGAGCAAATTACAAGTGTTGAAGAAGTTTTGAAAGCAAGTTTGCGCAACAAGTTTCAAAACTATAAACCGGAGCCGGCATCAATGCCTTTTCATACGCGATTACTTGGTAAGGATAGACTGGCTTTGTATTCCTTCATTCATTCGCTCAATACAAATTTCGGTACGAGTATTTTCGAGCCGGTTGGCCTTGCTTTAGCACAAAAGAATTTCAAAATGGCTGTTTCTCAAGCTACAGCCGGAGACCAAATCAGTACAGGCGCGCAATCTGAAATCCAGAAGATTATTGATGGTCTTATTACAGCAACAAGTTCGCCAAACAAAAAAGAAGAAATCGAAAGAATACGAAAAGTTTGTCAAACAGGCGATATGATTAAGGTAAAGCCAACAAAAGTTGATCTACTGTTTGAATCAAAAGACGGTGGATATTTCTTGTTTGATATTAAAACTGCAAAACCAAACGCCGGTGGCTTTAAGGAATTTAAGCGCACATTACTTGAGTGGGTTGCAGTTGTTTTGGCAAACAAACCTAACGCAGAGATAAATACTTTTATTGCAATTCCATATAATCCTTACGAACCAGAACCTTATACCCGATGGACAATGCGGGGAATGTTAGATTTAGAAAATGAGCTTAAAGTAGCAGACGAGTTTTGGGATTTCCTTGGTGGTAAAAATACCTATAAGGATTTACTCGACTGCTTTGAGAGGGTTGGTATTGAGTTGAGAGATGAAATCGATGCCTACTTTAAGCGCTTTAACAAGAAATAG
- a CDS encoding D-alanine--D-alanine ligase yields MQPTKKLRIAVLMGGPSAEHEVSLKSGAMVVKNLDPQKYVATPMVIGKDGKWPVAPETLKRDYDLAFIAMHGEYGEDGTIQALLESLGVPFTGSDAKASRLGMDKIAAAQAFKNAGLNMPPEMDPSKIKTFPVVIKPADRGSSVGVSIVKTAAELPAAIAKAKQCSPNIVAQQFISGREFTCGVLEIAPSTSSGHKKTVALPPTEIVLKGSVFFDFNAKYTPNASEEVTPPRNLPEAKIKAIQRAALTAHRAIHARGVSRTDMIMDANGKIYVLEINTIPGMTETSLVPQEARAFGLPPAELLDNIVQAAMR; encoded by the coding sequence ATGCAACCAACAAAAAAACTCCGCATCGCAGTCCTCATGGGCGGACCGTCCGCCGAACATGAGGTGTCACTGAAAAGTGGGGCGATGGTAGTGAAAAATCTTGATCCGCAAAAATATGTCGCGACGCCGATGGTCATCGGCAAAGACGGCAAATGGCCGGTTGCGCCCGAAACGCTCAAACGCGACTACGACCTCGCATTCATCGCCATGCACGGCGAATATGGCGAGGACGGCACGATTCAGGCATTGCTGGAGTCGCTTGGCGTTCCTTTCACCGGATCGGACGCCAAAGCGAGCCGCCTTGGTATGGATAAAATTGCGGCGGCGCAGGCATTTAAAAATGCCGGGCTAAATATGCCTCCGGAAATGGACCCCTCGAAAATCAAAACATTTCCCGTTGTAATAAAACCGGCCGACCGCGGATCAAGCGTCGGGGTGAGTATTGTAAAAACCGCAGCCGAGCTTCCGGCAGCAATTGCAAAAGCAAAACAATGCTCACCAAACATCGTCGCGCAGCAGTTTATTTCCGGCCGCGAGTTCACGTGCGGGGTATTGGAGATCGCCCCTTCGACAAGCTCAGGGCATAAAAAAACCGTAGCACTTCCGCCGACGGAGATTGTTTTGAAAGGCAGCGTCTTCTTTGACTTTAATGCGAAATACACTCCGAACGCATCCGAAGAAGTCACGCCGCCGCGCAATCTTCCGGAAGCAAAAATAAAAGCAATTCAGCGCGCGGCGCTTACGGCACACCGCGCCATTCATGCCCGCGGCGTTTCGCGCACGGACATGATTATGGATGCAAACGGCAAAATTTATGTTTTGGAAATCAACACCATCCCCGGCATGACGGAAACGAGCTTGGTTCCGCAGGAGGCGCGCGCCTTCGGCCTACCACCCGCCGAGCTTTTAGACAACATTGTGCAAGCGGCAATGAGGTAG
- the infB gene encoding translation initiation factor IF-2, with the protein MKRPPVIVVVGHVDHGKTTLLDYIRKANVASREVGGITQSIGAYEVVHPSTSSGNNERMTFIDTPGHEAFSKMRRRGANIADLAILVVAATDGVQQQTKEAIKMLQETETPFVVAINKIDSAGADEQKVKNELMQAQVFLEGFGGNTSWQAISAKTGKGVSELLDLLLLAADLEELTYDPAAVASGYVLEGKRDGKKGIVATVILKDGTLKVGDMIQTGTVSGKIKILENFLGERVDELTPSSPARVLGFEALPTVGAEFHAAKALEAIMRVIAKAPERVVKQRLAEGEAELNLILKADVSGSLEALSGIMKSLPHPPELRVAVISESVGDITDGDVKDAIGHHATIIGFRTQATKAAEELARAQRIDIVQSEIVYDLVKAIEERLKIKAREKSLGILEILAVFGRKGKAQIIGGKVTEGEIKNNAELEVTRGEVLLGSGKIINLQHQRVDAPVVVAGKECGLLFDAEIEVKVGDRLVMR; encoded by the coding sequence ATGAAGCGCCCACCGGTTATTGTTGTTGTCGGACATGTGGATCACGGAAAGACCACGCTTCTTGACTATATCCGCAAGGCAAACGTCGCCTCCCGAGAGGTGGGGGGTATTACGCAGTCCATCGGGGCTTATGAAGTGGTACATCCTTCGACAAGCTCAGGAAATAACGAGCGCATGACGTTTATTGATACCCCTGGACATGAGGCGTTTTCTAAGATGCGACGTCGCGGCGCGAACATCGCAGACTTGGCAATTTTGGTTGTCGCAGCGACCGACGGCGTGCAGCAGCAAACAAAAGAGGCCATTAAGATGTTGCAGGAAACTGAAACGCCGTTTGTGGTTGCTATTAACAAAATTGACTCGGCCGGCGCGGATGAACAGAAGGTGAAAAATGAACTGATGCAGGCCCAGGTGTTCCTTGAGGGGTTCGGAGGCAATACTTCTTGGCAGGCCATTTCGGCAAAAACCGGCAAAGGAGTGAGTGAACTGCTTGATTTGTTGCTCTTGGCGGCAGATTTGGAGGAGCTCACGTATGACCCTGCGGCAGTGGCGAGCGGCTACGTGCTTGAAGGAAAACGCGACGGCAAGAAGGGAATTGTCGCGACGGTTATTTTGAAAGATGGGACGCTGAAAGTCGGTGACATGATTCAGACCGGGACCGTGTCGGGAAAAATTAAAATATTGGAAAACTTTTTAGGTGAACGTGTTGATGAGCTTACCCCTTCAAGTCCGGCGCGCGTTTTGGGATTTGAGGCGCTTCCGACGGTTGGCGCGGAGTTTCACGCCGCGAAAGCCCTTGAAGCGATTATGCGGGTTATTGCGAAGGCGCCGGAGCGTGTTGTGAAACAAAGACTCGCGGAAGGCGAAGCGGAGTTGAATCTTATCCTCAAAGCCGATGTTTCGGGATCGCTGGAGGCACTCTCCGGCATTATGAAAAGTTTGCCGCACCCGCCCGAGCTTCGCGTTGCTGTTATTAGCGAATCCGTTGGCGACATTACGGACGGCGACGTGAAAGACGCTATCGGTCATCACGCCACCATCATCGGTTTTCGGACGCAGGCGACAAAAGCTGCTGAGGAGCTTGCCCGCGCGCAAAGAATTGACATCGTGCAATCGGAGATTGTGTATGACCTTGTGAAGGCGATTGAGGAACGCCTGAAAATAAAGGCGCGAGAAAAATCGCTGGGTATTCTTGAAATACTCGCCGTGTTCGGGCGTAAGGGAAAGGCGCAGATTATCGGCGGTAAAGTCACCGAAGGAGAAATTAAAAATAACGCGGAGCTGGAAGTGACGCGCGGCGAGGTACTTCTTGGCAGCGGAAAAATTATTAACCTGCAGCACCAGCGTGTTGACGCACCGGTAGTTGTGGCAGGGAAGGAGTGCGGACTGCTTTTCGACGCAGAGATAGAGGTGAAGGTAGGGGATAGACTTGTCATGCGATAA
- the rbfA gene encoding 30S ribosome-binding factor RbfA, with amino-acid sequence MKFHRKERIAELIRDELSNFFLRELEFSGKVLTITTVEVSGDLNHAKVKVSILPSGGEEDILKKLIKMRGHFQHLLNYKMNIRPMPEIRFEIDHGLEKAAVLEKDFIQIEKEEKGR; translated from the coding sequence ATGAAATTCCATCGCAAAGAGCGTATCGCAGAACTTATCCGCGACGAGTTGAGTAATTTTTTCTTGCGCGAGTTGGAGTTTTCCGGGAAGGTTTTGACTATTACAACCGTTGAAGTGTCGGGAGATTTGAATCACGCGAAAGTGAAGGTGAGTATACTTCCCTCCGGCGGAGAGGAAGATATTTTAAAGAAACTTATCAAAATGCGCGGGCATTTCCAGCATTTGTTGAATTACAAGATGAACATTCGTCCGATGCCGGAGATTCGGTTCGAAATTGATCATGGGCTTGAAAAAGCCGCCGTCCTTGAGAAGGATTTTATTCAGATTGAAAAAGAGGAGAAAGGGCGGTAG
- a CDS encoding Ser-Thr-rich GPI-anchored membrane family protein: MNDSRKGFIVPIILIVVALLIAGGGAYLRYRQENKLTQQSSETVGWKTYTDSKVGFTFQYPSNASENAKEGLAFRVTVNDLNTMGDAPLGYGIDNALKDKNALSQGDPSVPLGMPVAGSLKMLTVKSALAKELVLLQELDVCDVRFDRQAVIYKDHYQIILSWSYNGADALKGTDIQKNNPSYFGGGECSKSENIFWTYKDKRDSSADVFYADLVAGKTDPVSQNWFTAFDKIVKTFQFTNVEVQIAPKAPSNETAGWKTYMNTSDGYSISYPDSYHVAYGDSLFNYDENKYERGNPNGVKIQVQRHSKENFGYDLATNEGVKKFTDKLNADRIKNDAIESSNSTPITPSSLGIFKFKNKVLGGPGGAFDVYYTFASSDTYYMVLVWGETNDQQTVNQILSTIKISVTLTTQPPIASEIPNIIKNITVDAETGSQKPENNSQVIDQVRKDVQNGKLLWFKDPVEVSKKYGIRFGIGAGAQYVLGQKAITGGDSGLGHSTVLATYNSKSYRIALITELSQPSIWVINAVTDVQQENKLRVNFFQAASTYDNDGVGHQEIVSKFGDGTTMYYLNVKNPVVSFYLNQPANPSTVNSGSIIVKVNNTVLSGTTAKAVTEQASSHGATFPMYSVQVDLSGVANLKNYAGQNIQIILTDKIKDNSGNPLQQCDRAYNKGECITDTSGQKIKVFGAELKLYSQTPLITVLSPNGGEAYRAGDTVNIRWSSNSNTSNSVNIRLHRIDETATTDIAKGVQNKGSYSWTVPQSNPGDSIIPYIVCVSVPDAQGVDNIDNKNADCSDNKFTITSAQTIQSSSLNSGTISVRAIVANINEVGDKYGSYGMKFSQSKLAEVDQALQKLNVFVQQSSYGKTQLQGNTMGVYELGSGVCNHTSYGDRVDDLIQRALQKADAQTPFVDYSYYLIVHPMPDCPDGSLWTFEGKGQFVLYTLNGRTVHLRGIHISDLSDEYLFHEFGHSLAYQPNTGIGHPDYINCPVTTSGGVTTIALSNSCPHVYDWNNGNIPVFTMMSAKRGILSDYSAIEKEIIGWLVGSDFVITTSGQYSLSPIEQSGPGPKALKIPISGTDFTAYVSFRQPVGYTYPDAPSNKPNGVTIDISSAGTKSFLVTNNVNMDAPLQIGASYRIGTSGPFVTVTNISNNLASVTLSSIALPR, translated from the coding sequence ATGAATGACTCTCGTAAAGGCTTTATTGTCCCGATAATCTTGATTGTTGTCGCGCTTCTTATCGCTGGAGGAGGCGCGTATTTAAGGTATCGGCAGGAGAATAAACTAACGCAGCAGAGTAGTGAAACTGTAGGCTGGAAAACGTACACTGATTCAAAGGTTGGATTTACATTTCAGTATCCGAGTAATGCTTCGGAAAACGCAAAAGAGGGTTTGGCATTTAGGGTTACGGTGAATGACTTAAATACTATGGGTGATGCGCCGTTGGGTTACGGCATAGACAACGCTTTAAAAGATAAAAATGCCCTATCTCAAGGAGATCCAAGCGTGCCTTTGGGTATGCCTGTGGCGGGTTCTTTAAAGATGTTGACCGTTAAGAGCGCGTTAGCGAAAGAGCTGGTTCTTCTCCAGGAGTTGGACGTCTGTGATGTAAGATTCGATCGCCAAGCGGTCATCTACAAAGATCATTATCAAATAATATTATCCTGGAGCTACAATGGAGCCGATGCTTTGAAGGGAACTGATATCCAGAAAAATAATCCGAGCTATTTTGGCGGAGGTGAATGTAGTAAATCCGAAAATATTTTTTGGACATACAAGGATAAGCGCGATAGCAGCGCGGATGTTTTTTATGCAGACCTTGTAGCCGGCAAAACTGATCCAGTGAGTCAAAACTGGTTTACTGCTTTTGACAAAATTGTTAAAACTTTTCAGTTTACGAATGTTGAAGTTCAAATAGCGCCTAAAGCGCCTTCGAACGAAACAGCTGGCTGGAAAACATACATGAACACGTCCGATGGGTATAGTATTTCCTATCCAGATTCTTACCATGTTGCATACGGCGACTCCCTCTTTAATTATGATGAAAATAAGTATGAGCGTGGCAATCCTAATGGTGTAAAGATTCAGGTTCAACGACACAGTAAAGAAAATTTTGGTTATGATTTAGCAACGAACGAGGGTGTCAAAAAGTTTACTGATAAATTGAATGCGGATCGCATAAAAAATGATGCTATAGAAAGTTCAAATTCAACTCCGATCACTCCATCTTCACTAGGTATTTTCAAATTCAAAAATAAAGTGCTTGGTGGCCCCGGAGGAGCGTTTGACGTATATTATACTTTTGCTAGCAGTGACACCTATTACATGGTTCTAGTTTGGGGAGAAACTAATGATCAGCAAACAGTTAATCAAATTCTTTCGACAATTAAAATAAGTGTAACTCTCACAACTCAACCGCCTATAGCAAGTGAAATCCCAAACATCATAAAAAATATAACGGTTGATGCCGAAACCGGAAGTCAAAAACCCGAAAACAATTCGCAAGTTATTGATCAGGTCAGAAAAGATGTACAGAACGGTAAGTTATTGTGGTTCAAAGACCCTGTAGAAGTCTCTAAAAAATACGGAATCCGTTTTGGAATTGGCGCGGGTGCACAATATGTTTTAGGACAAAAAGCAATTACGGGTGGAGATTCAGGTTTAGGGCACTCGACGGTGTTAGCTACTTACAATTCTAAATCGTACAGAATTGCCCTAATCACTGAACTTAGTCAGCCATCGATTTGGGTCATAAATGCTGTCACAGATGTTCAACAGGAAAATAAATTGAGGGTAAATTTCTTTCAAGCCGCTTCTACATACGATAATGACGGAGTAGGTCATCAAGAAATTGTAAGTAAATTTGGTGACGGGACTACGATGTATTATCTCAATGTCAAAAATCCTGTAGTTTCCTTTTACCTCAATCAGCCAGCAAATCCATCTACTGTAAATTCTGGTTCAATTATTGTAAAAGTGAATAATACAGTGCTTAGCGGAACTACTGCAAAAGCTGTTACGGAGCAAGCGTCTTCTCACGGAGCAACATTTCCAATGTACTCGGTTCAAGTTGATCTTAGTGGTGTAGCGAATTTGAAAAATTATGCCGGACAAAATATTCAAATTATTCTCACAGATAAAATTAAGGACAATTCTGGTAATCCACTCCAGCAATGCGATAGAGCATATAATAAAGGCGAATGTATAACAGATACTTCTGGTCAAAAAATAAAAGTTTTTGGCGCAGAATTAAAATTGTATTCTCAAACACCCTTAATCACCGTGTTGAGTCCGAATGGCGGTGAAGCGTACAGGGCGGGCGATACCGTGAATATACGTTGGAGTTCGAATTCGAATACCTCAAATTCTGTAAATATACGCCTACATCGAATCGACGAAACGGCAACGACCGACATCGCAAAGGGTGTTCAAAACAAGGGGAGTTATAGTTGGACCGTTCCGCAAAGCAACCCCGGAGATTCAATTATTCCATATATAGTTTGCGTAAGCGTTCCGGATGCTCAAGGTGTGGATAATATTGATAATAAGAATGCTGACTGCAGCGATAATAAATTTACAATTACCTCGGCACAAACTATCCAGAGTTCAAGTTTAAATTCAGGGACTATTTCGGTCCGCGCTATTGTGGCAAATATTAATGAGGTTGGAGACAAGTACGGATCGTACGGAATGAAATTTTCGCAGTCGAAATTAGCGGAGGTTGATCAGGCTCTTCAAAAACTTAATGTTTTCGTACAACAGAGTTCGTATGGAAAGACGCAGTTGCAAGGGAACACCATGGGAGTTTATGAACTCGGGAGCGGTGTGTGCAATCATACATCCTACGGAGACAGGGTTGATGATTTAATACAACGCGCGTTGCAAAAAGCAGACGCGCAAACGCCATTTGTGGATTATTCATATTATCTCATCGTCCATCCGATGCCGGATTGTCCCGATGGATCATTGTGGACTTTCGAGGGCAAAGGCCAATTTGTGTTGTATACACTAAATGGTAGAACTGTTCACTTGCGAGGGATACATATTTCTGATCTATCGGATGAATATCTTTTTCATGAATTTGGCCATAGTTTGGCGTATCAACCGAATACTGGCATCGGCCATCCTGATTATATAAATTGCCCAGTAACTACCTCCGGCGGTGTTACAACGATAGCGCTTTCTAACTCATGTCCGCATGTTTACGATTGGAATAATGGAAATATACCCGTGTTTACAATGATGTCCGCTAAAAGGGGGATACTATCCGATTACAGCGCGATTGAAAAAGAAATTATTGGTTGGCTTGTTGGTTCTGATTTTGTGATAACAACAAGCGGACAGTATAGTTTGTCGCCCATAGAGCAGAGTGGTCCCGGACCGAAGGCGCTTAAAATTCCAATATCGGGCACCGATTTTACCGCGTATGTTTCTTTTAGACAGCCGGTTGGATATACGTATCCCGACGCGCCATCGAATAAACCGAACGGCGTGACAATTGACATATCAAGCGCAGGGACAAAGAGTTTTCTCGTGACTAACA